A DNA window from Daucus carota subsp. sativus chromosome 3, DH1 v3.0, whole genome shotgun sequence contains the following coding sequences:
- the LOC108214701 gene encoding uncharacterized protein LOC108214701, with amino-acid sequence MGMRLEFTVLFLLGASLVCHSRDLGIKNSFAGKTYSVSQANYLDLKWETKASKDIGKKENVCTLCEEFATDAQNYFSANKTQKEVVDMLQKSCSKLHSFKQECLTLVDYYVPLFFMEIASLEPADFCQKVDLCEQVAFVSEHLKKDSCEFCQKTVAEALLKLKDPETELELVEMLLKVCNSVKGYEKQCKKMVFEYGPILLVNAEHLLESNDICTMLHACESPKLNMEQASTGETIMLASS; translated from the exons ATGGGCATGAGACTGGAGTTCACAGTTCTCTTTTTGTTGGGGGCTAGCTTGGTGTGTCATTCTAGGGACCTGGGGATCAAGAATTCTTTTGCTGGAAAAACTTATTCAG TCTCACAGGCAAATTATCTGGACTTAAAATGGGAAACTAAAGCTTCCAAAGATATTGGCAAGAAAGAAAATGTTTGCACGCTGTGTGAAGAATTTGCTACGGATGCGCAGAATTACTTTTCTGCAAACAAAACTCAAAAGGAAGTTGTGGACATGCTTCAGAAGTCCTGCTCAAAGCTGCACTCTTTCAAGCAAGAG TGTCTCACGTTGGTGGATTATTATGTTCCTCTTTTCTTCATGGAGATCGCCTCTCTAGAGCCTGCAGATTTCTGCCAAAAGGTCGATCTTTGTGAACAAGTAGCTTTTGTATCTGAGCATCTCAAGAAAGATAGCTGTGAGTTTTGCCAGAAAACCGTTGCAGAAGctttgttaaagttgaaagatccCGAGACTGAG TTGGAATTGGTTGAAATGCTGCTGAAGGTTTGCAACTCGGTGAAGGGATATGAGAAACAG TGTAAGAAGATGGTGTTTGAGTACGGACCTATACTACTTGTAAACGCAGAGCATTTGCTAGAATCAAACGACATATGCACCATGCTACATGCGTGTGAGTCACCCAAATTAAATATGGAACAAGCATCCACAGGAGAAACAATCATGCTTGCTTCATCTTAA